One stretch of Scophthalmus maximus strain ysfricsl-2021 chromosome 12, ASM2237912v1, whole genome shotgun sequence DNA includes these proteins:
- the LOC118319014 gene encoding LOW QUALITY PROTEIN: alpha-2 adrenergic receptor-like (The sequence of the model RefSeq protein was modified relative to this genomic sequence to represent the inferred CDS: inserted 1 base in 1 codon; deleted 1 base in 1 codon) → MDSFNASGMDAFTVVHLNSSWSPDSGYPLAAIAGIAALVSFLILFTVVGNILVVIAVLTSRALKAPQNLFLVSLATADILVATLVMPFSLANELMGYWYFGKVWCGIYLALDVLFCTSSIVHLCAISLDRYWSVTQAVEYNLKRTPKRVKCIILIVWLISAFISSPPLISIDGNSDVSSLPQCELNDDTWYILSSSIASFFAPCIIMILVYIRIYQVAKTRTRGMSGKDPRPDGVTQTENGLSKATSPFHGEGENGHCQCPPXAQPTHRHHGSTERGRRHGGEHLLGGQRSQAATPGLSESKRASQKKSSLSKQSTRISRVSNKSMDLFASRRKRRRSSGARKKVSQAREKRFTFVLAVVMGVFVVCWFPFFFSYSLYGVCRDSCKIPDPLFKFFFWIGYCNSSLNPAIYTIFNRDFRRAFQKILCKSWKKSF, encoded by the exons ATGGACTCGTTTAACGCCAGCGGGATGGACGCGTTCACGGTCGTCCACCTGAACTCCTCCTGGAGTCCGGACAGTGGGTACCCGCTGGCAGCGATCGCCGGCATCGCCGCTCTCGTGagcttcctcatcctcttcacgGTGGTTGGGAATATCCTGGTGGTGATCGCCGTGTTGACGAGCAGGGCGCTGAAAGCCCCGCAGAACCTGTTCCTGGTGTCGCTGGCCACCGCGGACATCCTGGTCGCCACGCTGGTGATGCCCTTCTCCCTGGCGAACGAGCTCATGGGCTACTGGTATTTCGGGAAAGTTTGGTGCGGTATTTACTTGGCTTTGGATGTGCTGTTCTGCACCTCGTCCATTGTGCACCTGTGCGCAATAAGCCTGGACCGGTACTGGTCCGTTACGCAGGCTGTAGAGTACAACCTGAAGCGGACGCCCAAACGCGTCAAGTGCATCATCCTGATCGTGTGGCTCATTTCTGCCTTCATCTCATCCCCGCCGCTCATATCGATAGACGGCAACAGCGACGTCAGCTCTCTGCCCCAGTGCGAGCTGAACGATGACACTTGGTacatcctctcctccagcaTCGCGTCCTTCTTTGCCCCGTGCATAATTATGATCCTGGTCTACATCAGGATATACCAAGTGGccaaaaccagaaccagaggcATGTCGGGGAAAGATCCCAGGCCAGACGGTGTCACGCAGACTGAGAACGGACTGAGCAAAGCCACCTCGCCTTTCCACGGCGAGGGGGAGAACGGTCACTGTCAGTGCCCGC ACGCCCAGCCAACGCACCGTCACCATGGGTCCACAGAACGAGGACGCCGACATGGAGGAGAGCACCTCCTCGGAGGGCAAAGGTCACAAGCCGCAACCCCAGGACTCTCAGAGAGC AAGAGGGCCAGCCAAAAGAAAAGCTCCCTCTCCAAACAATCCACCCGCATCTCCAGAGTTAGCAACAAATCAATGGACCTCTTTGCCTCCAGGAGGAAACGTCGCCGGAGCTCCGGAGCCAGGAAAAAGGTCTCGCAGGCCAGGGAGAAGAGGTTCACATTCGTCCTGGCTGTGGTCATGGGGGTGTTTGTCGTGTGCTGGTTCCCCTTTTTCTTTAGCTACAGCCTGTACGGTGTGTGCAGGGACTCCTGCAAGATACCTGATCCGCTCTTTAAATTCTTCTTCTGGATTGGCTACTGTAACAGCTCCCTCAATCCCGCCATCTACACCATCTTCAACCGGGACTTCCGGCGAGCCTTTCAGAAGATCCTGTGCAAGTCATGGAAGAAGTCCTTTTAG